In the Shewanella sp. OMA3-2 genome, one interval contains:
- the ispC gene encoding 1-deoxy-D-xylulose-5-phosphate reductoisomerase: MQNMVILGATGSIGASTLSVIGANPDKFRVYALVANTSVEKMHALCVTHQPVYAHMVNEQAAVKLKASLPACCKTIVTTSEQDLIGLVTSHEVHTVMAAIVGAAGLVSTFAAVKAGKRVLLANKEALVMSGELFMHTAKTSGATILPVDSEHNAIFQCMPEAVQANLGYCDIAAEGISHILLTGSGGPFLTADLASFSQMTPDQACNHPNWSMGRKISVDSASMMNKGLEYIEARWLFNTQPEQLKVVIHPQSVIHSMVQYKDGSVIAQMGNPDMRTPIAHCMSYPQRITAGVEPLDFFKVGQLSFFEADFNRFPCLKLAIEACKQGQESTTVLNAANEVAVDAFLQGRIKFTDIAIINEQCLVSVSPTALNSIEDIIRLDGEARQQAILTIKTLV; this comes from the coding sequence ATGCAAAATATGGTTATCCTTGGCGCAACAGGATCAATTGGCGCAAGTACGTTAAGTGTCATTGGAGCAAACCCTGATAAGTTTCGTGTTTACGCCTTGGTTGCCAATACTAGCGTCGAGAAAATGCATGCTTTATGTGTGACTCACCAGCCTGTTTATGCTCATATGGTTAATGAGCAGGCTGCGGTAAAACTTAAAGCATCTTTACCGGCTTGTTGTAAAACGATTGTGACCACCTCAGAGCAAGATTTGATTGGTTTGGTAACAAGCCATGAAGTGCATACTGTAATGGCTGCCATCGTTGGTGCTGCAGGGTTAGTATCAACCTTTGCCGCAGTAAAAGCGGGTAAAAGAGTGTTACTAGCCAATAAAGAAGCGCTAGTTATGTCTGGTGAGCTTTTCATGCATACCGCAAAGACATCAGGTGCAACCATCTTACCTGTAGACAGTGAACATAATGCTATTTTTCAATGCATGCCTGAAGCTGTTCAAGCGAATTTAGGTTATTGTGATATTGCTGCTGAAGGGATCTCGCATATTTTACTAACAGGTTCTGGTGGTCCATTTTTAACCGCCGATTTAGCATCATTCTCCCAGATGACTCCTGATCAAGCTTGTAATCATCCTAATTGGTCTATGGGACGTAAAATTTCCGTTGATTCTGCTTCGATGATGAATAAAGGGTTAGAGTATATCGAAGCACGTTGGTTGTTTAATACTCAGCCTGAACAGTTAAAAGTCGTCATCCATCCTCAAAGCGTTATTCATTCAATGGTGCAATATAAAGATGGTTCAGTTATCGCACAGATGGGTAATCCTGATATGCGTACGCCGATTGCTCATTGTATGAGCTATCCGCAAAGAATTACGGCCGGAGTTGAACCTTTAGATTTTTTCAAAGTCGGACAGTTAAGCTTCTTTGAGGCTGACTTTAATCGTTTCCCTTGTTTGAAGTTAGCAATCGAAGCATGCAAACAAGGTCAAGAGTCGACAACAGTATTAAATGCCGCTAATGAAGTTGCGGTAGACGCCTTTTTACAGGGGCGAATTAAATTTACGGATATTGCAATAATAAATGAACAATGCCTTGTTTCAGTCAGTCCAACGGCATTGAATTCAATTGAAGATATTATTCGCTTAGACGGCGAAGCAAGACAGCAAGCGATATTAACGATTAAAACCTTGGTGTGA
- the lpxA gene encoding acyl-ACP--UDP-N-acetylglucosamine O-acyltransferase: MIDKLAFVHPSAKIGNNVTIGPWSYIGADVEIGDDTWISSHVVIKGPSVIGKGNRIFQFASVGEECQDKKYAGEPTRLIMGDNNIIRESVTIHRGTVQDNSETRIGSHNLLMAYVHVAHDCVVGNHVIMANNASIAGHVHVHDHVILGGMTGVHQFVHIGAHAFTAGSSTIFQDVPPFVMAAGSPAIPRGLNVEGLKRRGFSKETQHAIRRTYKALYRKNLTLEEALAEIQPDAENDPHVQAMVDFITHSSRGIIR, translated from the coding sequence GTGATAGATAAATTAGCTTTCGTTCATCCAAGCGCCAAAATCGGTAACAATGTCACCATTGGACCGTGGAGTTATATCGGTGCTGATGTAGAAATCGGCGATGATACTTGGATTAGTTCGCATGTTGTTATCAAAGGCCCTTCCGTTATCGGTAAAGGCAACCGTATCTTTCAATTCGCCTCAGTAGGTGAAGAATGCCAAGATAAAAAATATGCAGGCGAACCGACTCGTTTAATTATGGGTGATAATAATATTATCCGTGAATCTGTTACCATCCATCGTGGTACTGTGCAAGATAATAGCGAAACACGCATTGGGTCACATAACTTGTTAATGGCTTATGTGCATGTGGCACATGACTGTGTGGTCGGTAATCATGTGATTATGGCTAACAACGCCTCTATTGCAGGCCATGTCCATGTACATGACCATGTTATTTTAGGTGGCATGACCGGTGTGCATCAATTTGTTCATATTGGTGCTCATGCATTTACTGCTGGTTCATCAACCATTTTTCAAGATGTGCCACCTTTTGTGATGGCCGCTGGTAGTCCAGCTATTCCGCGTGGATTAAATGTTGAAGGCTTAAAGCGTCGTGGTTTTAGCAAAGAAACACAACATGCTATACGTCGAACTTACAAAGCCCTATACCGTAAAAACTTGACCCTTGAAGAAGCATTAGCTGAAATACAACCTGACGCTGAGAATGACCCCCATGTTCAAGCCATGGTTGATTTTATTACTCACTCTTCCCGTGGCATTATTCGTTAA
- a CDS encoding isoprenyl transferase → MSSTNDYGSGIASPSDLASSECLPGQLSDIVRQSLPKHVAIIMDGNGRWAQNKGMPRVVGHKAGVKAVRRIVSAASQLGIASLTLFAFSSENWRRPDKEVSLLMELFFSVLQREIKRLDKNQVRLNIIGDISRFSARLQTQIAQAQDKTAHNTGLILNVAANYGGRWDIMQAAQKLAKKVESGEISSSQMTEEALNQHLCMQNQSEVDLMIRTGGDYRISNFILWQAAYAELVFTETLWPDFDEKAFHHALAMFASRQRRFGLTRSQIEEIRTL, encoded by the coding sequence ATGTCATCTACAAATGATTATGGATCAGGTATTGCTTCCCCTTCTGACTTAGCTTCATCAGAATGTTTACCTGGACAATTATCTGACATCGTTAGGCAGTCTTTGCCTAAACACGTTGCTATCATTATGGATGGCAATGGACGTTGGGCGCAAAATAAAGGTATGCCAAGAGTCGTAGGCCATAAAGCAGGCGTTAAAGCAGTAAGACGCATAGTAAGTGCAGCGAGTCAGTTGGGAATAGCGTCGCTGACTTTATTCGCCTTTTCAAGTGAAAATTGGCGCAGACCCGATAAAGAAGTCAGCTTGTTGATGGAGCTTTTTTTCAGTGTGTTACAACGTGAAATTAAACGTCTGGACAAAAACCAAGTTAGACTAAATATTATTGGTGATATCAGTCGATTCTCTGCTAGATTGCAAACTCAAATTGCACAAGCTCAAGACAAAACTGCACATAACACTGGTCTTATCTTAAATGTTGCAGCTAACTACGGCGGACGTTGGGATATTATGCAGGCTGCTCAAAAATTGGCCAAAAAGGTCGAGAGTGGCGAAATCAGCAGCAGTCAGATGACTGAAGAGGCATTAAATCAACATTTGTGCATGCAAAATCAAAGCGAAGTTGATTTAATGATAAGAACGGGCGGTGATTACCGCATCAGTAATTTTATTTTATGGCAGGCCGCCTATGCTGAATTAGTGTTTACTGAAACACTGTGGCCTGATTTTGATGAGAAAGCTTTTCATCATGCACTGGCAATGTTTGCCAGCCGCCAGCGTCGCTTTGGTTTGACCAGGAGTCAAATCGAAGAAATACGTACGCTATAA
- the rseP gene encoding sigma E protease regulator RseP: MFDFFWNLGSFIVALGILITVHEYGHFWVARKCGVKVEKFSIGFGKAIWRKVGKDGTEYVVAMIPLGGYVKMLDERVETVPEDMLDQAFNRKNVWQRIAIVAAGPVANFIFAIIALYAMYLIGVPSIKPVIDSTKANSPAAIIQLSEPQQIIAVSGQSVRNWEEVNLALVGYIGNDQVDITLAPLSRLDVDGVAGTTYELDISQWQFDPEKESPITAIGLGIFRPGIEPVIAAISDGSAAQISGLMLGDRIVSINQQDYKDWNAFVDVIQTSANKPIAMLIERAGVQQLVEIVPQAQKNAKGEVIGMIGVSPTAAQWPENMRFDLQYGMIDSVSAAADKTWQLVVVSFKMIGKLFTGDVSVKNLSGPISIAQGAGASANYGLVYFLGFIALISVNLGIINLMPLPVLDGGHLLYYFIEVITGRPVPEKVQEIGFRFGAALLLMLMSVALFNDFARL; this comes from the coding sequence ATGTTCGATTTTTTTTGGAATTTAGGTTCGTTTATTGTCGCTTTAGGCATTTTAATTACAGTACATGAATATGGGCATTTTTGGGTTGCACGCAAGTGCGGCGTAAAAGTCGAAAAGTTCTCTATTGGTTTTGGTAAAGCTATTTGGCGAAAAGTCGGCAAAGATGGCACTGAATATGTGGTAGCAATGATCCCTCTTGGAGGCTATGTCAAAATGCTCGACGAGCGTGTTGAAACTGTGCCAGAGGACATGCTTGACCAAGCATTTAACCGTAAAAATGTATGGCAACGTATTGCCATTGTGGCAGCAGGACCAGTAGCTAATTTTATTTTTGCGATTATTGCATTGTATGCCATGTATCTAATTGGCGTACCTTCAATAAAACCCGTTATTGATTCCACTAAAGCAAATTCTCCAGCTGCGATAATTCAGTTGTCAGAACCGCAACAAATCATTGCCGTTTCTGGGCAATCGGTGCGCAATTGGGAAGAAGTGAATTTAGCCTTAGTAGGCTATATCGGTAATGATCAGGTCGATATAACCCTTGCGCCATTGTCTCGATTAGACGTCGATGGGGTAGCAGGTACCACATATGAGCTAGATATTAGCCAATGGCAATTTGATCCTGAGAAAGAATCCCCTATCACTGCGATAGGATTAGGTATATTTAGACCTGGCATCGAGCCTGTTATTGCCGCGATAAGCGATGGTAGCGCGGCACAAATTTCAGGATTAATGCTTGGCGATCGAATTGTGAGTATTAATCAACAAGATTACAAAGATTGGAATGCGTTTGTTGATGTGATACAAACGTCTGCCAATAAACCGATAGCAATGTTAATTGAGCGAGCGGGTGTACAGCAGCTAGTCGAAATTGTACCCCAGGCTCAAAAAAATGCTAAAGGTGAAGTCATTGGTATGATAGGGGTTAGCCCTACTGCGGCGCAGTGGCCTGAAAATATGCGCTTTGATTTACAATATGGCATGATAGATTCCGTCTCCGCCGCTGCTGATAAAACGTGGCAGTTAGTGGTGGTTAGTTTCAAAATGATCGGCAAATTATTTACCGGCGATGTGTCGGTGAAAAACTTAAGTGGTCCCATTTCTATTGCGCAGGGTGCAGGAGCCAGTGCAAATTATGGATTGGTGTACTTTCTTGGGTTTATCGCACTAATTAGCGTTAACTTAGGCATCATTAACTTAATGCCTCTACCAGTGCTAGATGGTGGACACTTGCTGTATTACTTTATTGAAGTGATTACGGGTAGGCCTGTACCTGAAAAGGTGCAGGAAATTGGATTCAGGTTCGGCGCAGCTTTGCTGCTAATGTTGATGAGCGTAGCGCTTTTCAACGATTTTGCCCGACTCTGA
- the fabZ gene encoding 3-hydroxyacyl-ACP dehydratase FabZ: MSNELNTMDIKEILKYLPHRYPFLLIDRVLDYAVGDHLHAIKNVTINEPFFQGHFPVAPVMPGVLILEAMAQATGLLAFKTMSMEPSPNVLYYFAGIDKARFKRVVEPGDQIHFHVKMIKERRGIGVFEGEARVDGVVVCSAEIMCARREIQT, encoded by the coding sequence GTGTCGAACGAATTAAATACAATGGATATTAAAGAAATTCTTAAGTATCTTCCCCATAGATATCCATTCTTATTAATTGACCGGGTGTTAGATTACGCCGTTGGCGATCATTTGCACGCGATAAAAAACGTGACGATTAATGAGCCATTTTTTCAAGGTCATTTCCCTGTAGCGCCTGTTATGCCAGGTGTGTTGATATTAGAGGCTATGGCTCAGGCCACAGGCCTATTAGCATTTAAAACGATGAGCATGGAGCCATCGCCTAATGTCTTATATTATTTTGCAGGTATAGATAAAGCGCGTTTTAAGCGCGTTGTTGAACCAGGTGATCAAATTCATTTCCATGTGAAGATGATTAAAGAGCGCCGTGGAATTGGTGTATTTGAAGGCGAAGCACGCGTTGATGGAGTCGTGGTGTGTTCAGCTGAAATTATGTGTGCCCGAAGAGAGATTCAAACGTGA
- a CDS encoding OmpH family outer membrane protein — MVNRALVTLAFLAAPIMAHAENIAVVDMGEVFEQLPQREQISKSLKAEFGDRVAQVQKMQEEMRSLVEKQQRDGALMSETQKTEMVRKMESLKSEFQLKGKALDEDMRRRQGEEQNKLLVQVQKAINTIAEKEKYDMVLQRGAVIFVKPDADISAKVVEALSKGK, encoded by the coding sequence ATGGTAAATCGCGCATTAGTTACATTAGCTTTTTTAGCTGCACCAATAATGGCACATGCTGAAAACATTGCAGTAGTCGATATGGGCGAAGTATTTGAACAATTGCCACAACGTGAACAAATCTCAAAATCATTAAAAGCTGAGTTTGGTGATCGTGTTGCTCAAGTCCAAAAAATGCAGGAAGAAATGCGTTCATTGGTTGAAAAGCAGCAACGTGATGGTGCGTTAATGAGTGAGACTCAAAAGACAGAAATGGTTCGTAAAATGGAATCGCTAAAGTCTGAGTTTCAACTAAAAGGTAAGGCTCTTGATGAAGACATGCGTCGTCGTCAAGGTGAAGAGCAAAACAAACTGCTAGTACAAGTTCAAAAAGCGATTAATACCATTGCTGAGAAAGAAAAATATGACATGGTATTACAACGCGGTGCAGTAATTTTTGTTAAGCCAGACGCTGATATTAGCGCTAAAGTGGTTGAAGCATTAAGTAAAGGTAAATAA
- the bamA gene encoding outer membrane protein assembly factor BamA encodes MRLNKIFASMLFVGASYAGNGWANTFQPFEVTDIQVEGLQRVALGAALLNLPVKVGDTVDRVKIQQAIKSLYGSTNFETINVSHENGVLYVTVKERPTISAVTFEGNKDIKDEQLQESLDGSGVKIGESLDRTMLSGIEKGLQDFYYGVGKYGAKVEAQIINLPRNRVELQFNFTEGLAAEIRQINVVGNTVFTDSELISMLELKDFVAWWDLFGERRYQKQKLQADLETIKTYYHNQGYIRFDVTSTQVAMTPDRKGLYITINVNEGEKYKIKDVNLTGDLMGREALLKAILPLKAGSMYNGADVTYTEEMYSKYLGRFGYAYPEVKVYPEIDDENKEVALNVNIKPGKRVYVRAINFTGNTVTKDEVMRRELRQMEGAWLNSAQIEQSKARLNRLGYFETVDTETIQVPGSDDLVDVAVSVKEQPSGSFNAGVGYGTESGVSLQFGVEQNNFLGTGNQAGVSINTNKYSKSANLSFTDPYFTKDGVSLGGSVYWSEFDANEANLERYKNNSYGVALNSGFPINEYNRLNGGIGYRHNAISEISAYEQALRFYNVYRDSEDPNSDLSFDNFELNGGWYRSTLNRGTFPTDGSSQRLNGKTTIPGSDLQYFKADLDTNFYFPLTRTHSFVFLTRARLGYANGYGQYNDNDQILPFWENYYSGGSSSLRGFKSNSVGPRSFYLVRGSEPCAPDSSGDGCSLPGDPNQIQVSQGRSIGGNAIATASMELIVPTPFLDEAYTNSVRTSFFVDAGNVWDTEFDYDSYRNLPSEEFNKLEDYSDPARLRASWGMSVQWLSPMGPMVFSLAWPLKEYEDDETEIFSFNIGKTF; translated from the coding sequence ATGAGATTGAATAAAATTTTTGCCTCGATGTTATTCGTCGGTGCGTCTTATGCGGGAAACGGTTGGGCAAATACATTCCAACCATTTGAAGTCACAGACATTCAAGTTGAAGGTCTACAGCGTGTAGCATTAGGAGCTGCATTATTAAACTTACCGGTTAAAGTCGGTGACACAGTTGATCGAGTTAAAATACAACAGGCGATAAAAAGCTTATATGGTTCGACCAATTTCGAAACCATCAATGTCAGTCATGAAAATGGCGTGTTGTACGTTACCGTCAAAGAGCGCCCAACGATTAGTGCGGTGACGTTTGAAGGTAACAAAGATATTAAAGATGAGCAGCTTCAAGAGAGTCTTGATGGTTCTGGTGTCAAAATTGGTGAATCTTTAGATCGCACTATGTTATCTGGCATAGAGAAAGGTTTACAAGATTTCTATTATGGTGTCGGTAAGTATGGCGCTAAAGTAGAAGCTCAAATTATCAATCTACCGCGTAACCGAGTGGAGTTGCAGTTTAACTTTACCGAGGGGTTAGCGGCTGAAATTCGTCAAATTAACGTGGTCGGTAACACGGTTTTCACTGACTCTGAATTAATTAGCATGCTTGAGTTGAAAGACTTTGTTGCATGGTGGGATTTATTTGGTGAGCGTCGCTATCAAAAACAAAAGTTACAAGCTGACTTAGAGACGATTAAAACCTATTACCACAACCAAGGTTATATTCGTTTTGATGTGACCTCTACACAAGTTGCTATGACCCCAGATCGTAAAGGATTATATATTACGATTAACGTCAATGAAGGCGAAAAGTACAAGATTAAAGACGTTAATTTAACCGGTGATTTAATGGGCCGTGAAGCGTTACTGAAAGCTATATTGCCACTTAAAGCTGGCAGTATGTACAATGGCGCAGATGTCACTTACACCGAAGAAATGTACAGTAAGTATCTTGGCCGTTTTGGTTATGCTTACCCTGAAGTTAAAGTCTACCCAGAAATTGATGATGAAAACAAAGAAGTTGCTTTAAACGTCAATATTAAACCGGGTAAACGTGTCTATGTTCGCGCAATTAACTTCACGGGTAACACAGTGACGAAAGATGAAGTCATGCGCCGTGAATTACGCCAAATGGAAGGTGCGTGGTTGAATTCTGCTCAAATTGAGCAGTCCAAAGCGCGTTTAAACCGTTTAGGCTATTTTGAGACCGTTGATACTGAAACAATACAAGTGCCAGGCAGTGATGACTTAGTGGATGTTGCTGTGTCGGTTAAAGAGCAGCCATCAGGCTCGTTTAATGCGGGTGTCGGTTATGGCACCGAGTCTGGTGTAAGTTTACAGTTTGGTGTGGAACAAAATAACTTCCTTGGCACAGGCAATCAAGCCGGTGTAAGTATCAATACTAACAAATATTCAAAAAGTGCAAACCTTTCCTTTACTGACCCTTATTTTACTAAAGATGGTGTTAGCTTAGGCGGCAGTGTTTACTGGAGTGAGTTTGATGCCAATGAAGCTAACTTAGAGCGCTACAAGAATAACTCTTATGGTGTGGCATTAAACTCTGGTTTTCCGATTAATGAATATAACCGCTTAAATGGGGGGATTGGTTATCGTCATAATGCCATTTCTGAAATCTCCGCCTACGAACAAGCGCTGCGTTTTTATAATGTGTATCGTGACAGTGAAGATCCTAATTCTGACCTATCTTTTGATAATTTTGAGCTCAATGGTGGTTGGTATAGAAGTACATTAAACCGCGGTACCTTCCCAACAGATGGTTCGTCACAGCGCTTAAACGGTAAAACGACAATACCAGGATCTGATCTACAATATTTTAAAGCGGATCTTGATACCAACTTTTATTTCCCATTAACACGCACACACAGTTTTGTATTTTTGACCCGAGCACGTTTGGGCTATGCCAACGGTTATGGTCAATATAATGATAACGATCAAATCCTGCCATTTTGGGAAAACTATTACTCAGGTGGTAGTAGCTCATTACGCGGCTTTAAATCGAACTCGGTTGGTCCTAGATCATTCTACTTAGTGCGTGGTAGTGAGCCTTGTGCCCCTGATTCTTCAGGAGATGGCTGTAGCTTACCTGGTGATCCTAATCAAATTCAGGTTAGCCAAGGTCGCTCAATTGGTGGTAATGCCATTGCAACAGCAAGTATGGAGCTAATTGTTCCAACGCCATTCTTAGATGAAGCTTATACCAATTCTGTTCGTACCAGTTTCTTTGTTGATGCTGGTAACGTGTGGGATACTGAGTTTGACTATGATTCTTATCGAAATCTTCCATCAGAAGAATTTAATAAGCTTGAAGATTATAGTGATCCTGCGCGTCTTCGTGCTTCATGGGGCATGAGTGTGCAATGGTTGTCTCCTATGGGCCCAATGGTCTTTAGCTTGGCGTGGCCGCTTAAAGAATATGAAGATGATGAAACAGAGATTTTCTCGTTCAATATTGGCAAAACGTTCTAA
- the lpxD gene encoding UDP-3-O-(3-hydroxymyristoyl)glucosamine N-acyltransferase produces MQQVTLKEIGQLLNATIRGDDTQLVTSVATLEDAIEGQLSFLANSKYRAQLEATQASAVLLTEKDAADYKGTAIIVADPYVGFARVAQLLDTSPKAAIGIHPSAQIEGSAQLGENVSIGANAVIGANVILSDNVQIGPGSVVGESSIIGKNSCLWANVTLYHNVHIGTDCTIHSATVIGSDGFGYANEKGNWIKIPQTGGVRIGNRVEIGASTSIDRGALSHTEIHDGVIIDNQVQIAHNVIIGQNTAIAGGTIIAGSATIGKYCIIGGGCGVSGHISIADGVHISGGTNVTSVIRDKGVYSSATIAMDNKLWRRNTVRFRQLDELFSRVKHLENTQKQD; encoded by the coding sequence ATGCAACAAGTGACTTTAAAAGAAATTGGCCAACTGCTTAATGCCACGATTAGAGGTGATGATACTCAACTTGTGACCAGCGTTGCCACTTTAGAAGATGCAATTGAAGGTCAATTATCTTTTCTAGCCAACAGTAAGTATCGCGCTCAACTTGAGGCAACTCAAGCGAGCGCGGTATTGCTTACTGAAAAAGATGCAGCAGATTATAAAGGGACAGCAATTATAGTTGCTGACCCTTATGTCGGTTTTGCTCGTGTGGCGCAATTGCTTGATACCTCGCCTAAAGCGGCTATTGGTATTCATCCAAGTGCGCAAATAGAGGGCAGTGCTCAACTCGGTGAGAACGTCTCAATTGGTGCAAATGCAGTTATTGGCGCCAATGTCATCTTAAGCGATAATGTGCAAATAGGGCCAGGCTCTGTGGTTGGCGAGTCTAGTATTATTGGGAAAAATAGCTGTTTATGGGCTAATGTGACCTTATACCATAATGTCCATATCGGTACAGATTGTACTATCCATTCGGCAACGGTTATCGGCTCGGATGGTTTTGGTTATGCCAATGAGAAAGGTAATTGGATAAAAATCCCGCAAACAGGGGGCGTTAGAATAGGTAATCGCGTTGAAATTGGTGCATCAACCAGTATTGACCGAGGGGCGTTATCCCATACTGAAATTCACGACGGTGTCATAATAGATAACCAAGTTCAAATCGCCCATAACGTGATTATTGGTCAAAATACCGCAATAGCCGGTGGAACTATCATTGCAGGCAGTGCGACGATTGGTAAATATTGTATAATTGGTGGTGGTTGTGGTGTTTCTGGCCATATCAGTATTGCCGATGGCGTACACATTTCTGGTGGCACTAATGTGACCAGTGTTATTCGTGATAAAGGTGTATATTCTTCTGCCACCATAGCAATGGATAATAAGTTATGGCGTCGTAATACTGTGCGCTTCCGCCAATTAGATGAATTATTCTCTCGCGTTAAACACCTTGAGAATACGCAAAAACAAGATTAA
- the frr gene encoding ribosome recycling factor: MLDAQERMGKCVDASKNQMAKVRTGRAHPSLLDSIQVSYYGTMTPLKQVANIGIEDSRTLNVTVFDQTLVQAVEKAIMSSDLGLNPMTAGTSMRIPLPALTEERRKDFIKVVRNEAENGRIAIRNVRRDAITEVKKLEKAKDCTEDDVRRSEDSVQKFTDTAIKQVDQLLAAKEKELMEV; this comes from the coding sequence ATGTTAGATGCGCAAGAGCGCATGGGAAAATGTGTTGATGCAAGTAAAAATCAAATGGCGAAAGTGCGTACAGGTCGTGCACACCCGAGCCTTTTAGATTCAATTCAAGTATCTTACTACGGTACAATGACCCCTCTTAAGCAAGTGGCGAACATAGGTATTGAAGATTCTCGCACGCTTAACGTGACAGTGTTTGATCAAACATTGGTTCAAGCGGTAGAGAAGGCTATTATGTCTTCTGATTTGGGTTTAAATCCAATGACAGCGGGTACGTCAATGCGTATACCACTTCCAGCGCTAACTGAAGAACGTCGTAAAGACTTCATTAAAGTGGTTCGCAACGAAGCTGAAAATGGCCGTATTGCTATCCGTAACGTGCGTCGTGACGCTATTACAGAAGTTAAAAAGCTTGAAAAAGCCAAAGACTGTACTGAAGATGATGTACGTCGTAGTGAAGATAGTGTCCAAAAGTTTACCGATACTGCTATCAAGCAGGTTGATCAACTTTTAGCCGCTAAAGAAAAAGAGCTAATGGAAGTTTAA